A window of Limosilactobacillus reuteri genomic DNA:
TTGGCGTCAGTCGAATGACTTTGCGGCAAGCAATTCAAGCATTAGTTGATGAAGGAATTCTTGAGCGAAGAGTTGGCTCTGGAACTTTTGTCGCTAATCACAAAGTCCAAGAAAAGATGTCAGGAATAACGAGCTTTACTGAATTAATGCACGCGACAGGGAAGAAAGCTGCTAGTAAGACAATTTCTTACCACTTGACGATCCCTTCGCAAACAGAGGTTGAAAAGCTAAAGTTAGCCCCCGATGAACAGGTTTTACGAATGGAACGGGTTCGTTATGGAAATGATGTACCAATTTGTTATGAAATTGCAACTGTTCCTGCTAACCTCGTTCAAAAATTTAGCAAAGAAGAAATTACCACATCTTTTTATCGGACGCTAGAAAAAAAGGCGAACCTTTATCCTGGTCATGCAACCCAGCATATTTCAGCAACGAAGGCCACAGAAAAGATTGCTAATTACTTGCAGATTAAGCGTGGGGATGCTCTCTTGCGAATGACCCAACTATCTTACTTGCAAGATGGTCGTCCTTTTGAATATGTCCACACTCAATATGTTGGATCGCGGTTTGAATTTGTCTTTGAAAAGTAATCAAGACGAATCCGTGTTACAATACTGATTAACGATATTACTTTTGAGAGGAATTATACTAATGAAATTTGATTATCCGGATGATAGCCTTACCCTTCATACTGATGCATATGAATTGAGTATGATGCAGACCTACTGGAAAAAAGGAATGGGTAACCGCCGTGCTGTCTTTGAGGCCTTCTTCCGTAAAATGCCATTTAATAATGGGTACGCTGTTTTTGCCGGGTTAGATCACATTATTCGCTATGTAAAGCAATTACATTTTACTGATAGCGACATTGAATATTTAAAGTCTACGAATCAATTTGATGATGACTTTCTAGAATATTTACGTAACTTTAAATTTACGGGATCAATCAGCAGCTTTGAAGAAGGAGATCTGGTATTTAACCATGAGCCT
This region includes:
- a CDS encoding GntR family transcriptional regulator, producing the protein MSSPVYIQIHNQLRQNIEDGEWKVGDKIPAERELANDFGVSRMTLRQAIQALVDEGILERRVGSGTFVANHKVQEKMSGITSFTELMHATGKKAASKTISYHLTIPSQTEVEKLKLAPDEQVLRMERVRYGNDVPICYEIATVPANLVQKFSKEEITTSFYRTLEKKANLYPGHATQHISATKATEKIANYLQIKRGDALLRMTQLSYLQDGRPFEYVHTQYVGSRFEFVFEK